One window from the genome of Sesamum indicum cultivar Zhongzhi No. 13 linkage group LG15, S_indicum_v1.0, whole genome shotgun sequence encodes:
- the LOC105177880 gene encoding uncharacterized protein At4g22758-like: MATKTRRSISDKALLRKLTQKKKKKDDKSKNNRFLISINVFGSAGPIRFVVDEDDNAAGVIQTTLKIYAREGRLPVLGSDINCFVIYPVNAGFDALKPWEAIGSRGVRNFLLCKNQSKPNMTEARSQVADRKGRGWRTWLQNSLTLKILSH; the protein is encoded by the exons ATGGCTACAAAAACGAGGAGAAGTATTTCAGACAAGGCCTTGTTGCGTAAGCTGAcgcagaagaagaagaagaaggacgACAAGAGCAAGAACAACAGGTTCTTGATTAGTATCAATGTTTTTGGCAGCGCTGGACCGATCAGATTTGTTGTGGACGAAGATGATAACGCTGCAGGGGTGATTCAAACAACTTTGAAGATTTATGCCCGTGAGGGCAGGCTTCCGGTGCTTGGCTCTGATATCAATTGTTTTGTAATATACCCTGTGAACGCTGGATTCGATG CACTGAAGCCCTGGGAGGCAATAGGATCGCGTGGAGTGAGGAACTTTCTGCTGTGCAAGAATCAGAGCAAGCCAAACATGACAGAGGCGAGGTCTCAAGTGGCTGATCGGAAGGGGAGAGGATGGCGAACGTGGCTTCAAAACTCTTTGACTCTCAAGATTCTATCTCATTAA
- the LOC105177882 gene encoding transcription factor MYB1: MRSADEDDGGIAAALLNQETTTQASNHLHSITLHLRPNVKGLHSITLHLRPAEKLVFLRDGLMENKASGLRKGAWTKEEDILLTKCIDKYGEGKWHQVPIRAGLNRCRKSCRLRWLNYLRPNIKRGLFTKDEVDLIVRLHKLLGNRWSLIAGRLPGRTANDVKNFWNTHMHRKLSGVGGCREKAMQKDITKSNIIRPRPRTFSKLQLTAPVAWSSETSKTNRENPENKKLMMSTSPSSPLKDDDANLIKSTQPPSSSSPDECIQWWSNLLEMSENRRDGLNTLSLPDDGQHQMEPLLSSNSYANQRGLSSLSGDVDVWELVNFQNL, encoded by the exons ATGAGATCAGCAGATGAAGATGATGGAGGGATCGCAGCAGCACTCCTCAACCAGGAAACAACAACACAGGCCAGCAACCACCTCCACAGTATTACGCTGCACCTCCGCCCCAATGTCAAGGGCCTCCACAGTATTACGCTGCACCTCCGCCCCGCAGAGAAGCTGGTTTTCTTGAGGGATg GATTAATGGAAAACAAAGCATCAGGGTTGAGAAAAGGGGCGTGGAcgaaagaagaagatattCTGCTAACCAAGTGCATTGACAAGTATGGAGAAGGGAAATGGCACCAAGTCCCCATCAGAGCTg gGCTGAACAGATGCAGGAAGAGTTGCAGGTTGAGATGGTTGAACTATCTCCGACCGAATATTAAAAGAGGTTTATTTACGAAAGATGAGGTGGATCTCATTGTAAGGCTTCACAAGTTATTAGGCAACag ATGGTCACTGATAGCTGGTAGACTTCCGGGAAGAACTGCAAACGATGTGAAGAACTTTTGGAACACCCACATGCACAGGAAATTATCCGGTGTTGGAGGTTGCAGAGAAAAAGCCATGCAGAAAGATATCACTAAGAGTAACATCATTAGACCCCGACCTCGGACCTTCTCCAAATTACAATTGACAGCACCAGTTGCTTGGTCCAGTGAAACAAGCAAAACAAACCGTGAAAATCCCGAGAACAAGAAGCTGATGATGTCTACATCTCCATCATCACCGTTGAAAGACGATGATGCAAATCTGATCAAGAGCACGCAACCGCCATCTTCATCATCACCAGATGAATGCATTCAGTGGTGGAGCAACTTACTCGAAATGAGTGAAAATCGTAGGGATGGATTAAACACGCTTTCGCTTCCCGACGATGGCCAGCACCAGATGGAACCATTGTTGTCGTCGAATAGTTACGCCAACCAACGAGGGTTGAGTAGTTTGTCGGGAGATGTCGACGTCTGGGAACTTGTAAACTTTCAAAATCTATGA
- the LOC105177881 gene encoding protein C2-DOMAIN ABA-RELATED 5 — MENILGLLRIKILRGIKLAVRDTRSSDPYVIVRMGKQKLKTRVVKKNVNPEWNEELTLTISDPNLPIKLQVYDRDTFTRDDKMGDAEFDIKEFVDVLKMHLDNVPSGTVIKNVKPNRENCLAEESSIVWENGKVTQHMFLRLRNVECGEIELQLHWIEVPGSRCL, encoded by the exons ATGGAGAACATTCTTGGTCTGCTGAGAATTAAGATCCTGAGGGGGATAAAGCTTGCTGTTAGAGATACCAGAAGCAGCGATCCTTATGTGATTGTGCGGATGGGCAAGCAG aaattaaaaactcGGGTGGTGAAGAAGAACGTGAATCCTGAGTGGAACGAAGAACTCACACTAACAATTTCCGATCCAAATCTTCCAATCAAGTTG CAAGTTTACGATAGAGACACGTTCACTCGAGATGACAAAATGGGGGATGCAGAGTTCGACATAAAAGAATTCGTTGACGTACTGAAGATGCACTTAGACAATGTGCCGAGTGGAACCGTAATCAAGAATGTGAAACCAAACAGGGAAAACTGCTTGGCCGAAGAGAGCTCCATTGTGTGGGAGAACGGCAAAGTGACTCAACATATGTTTCTCAGACTTAGGAATGTTGAGTGTGGTGAAATAGAGCTGCAGTTGCACTGGATTGAGGTCCCTGGATCCAGATGTCTCTAG